The DNA sequence AAAAATGCAATTAACAATACAGAAATCATTCCAACAAGGATGTTAAAAATCAAACTCCAATTCCATTCCTTAGCTGTATTGATGTCTTCTTCTCCACCAACTTTTTTGACTTGCTCGCCTAGTATCAAAAGATCTTGAGCTTCTTTTTCAATGTAGGTACGAAACTGTTCAATGTCGTAGTTCGGTTTTTGAGCATCTGGATTACCATAATGCAAATAAAATGGTCCGTTTCCATTGTCTTCAAAAACAAGCTTATCCACCGCATATTCGACGGATATTCCTTCTAATGGTAAGGAAGGATTGTCTTGATTTTGGATAACAATTGTAAGCTGTTTATCTGAAATGCTAGTGTTCGCCCATTCAATGCTCGTATTCGATAGTAATGTTTCTTCTAACGTAAAGTTAAAAAACTCCGACGAACCATTTACGTTAATTCTCCTATTTCCATCTCCAAACACCTCATATGTTCTTTGGAAATTTCCCATTAATTCTAAATCAATTGATGTCAGTTTAAGTCGTTGTGGGTTTTCAATCGTGATTATCGTTTCCTGTTCTATCTCTTTTCTTTCATACTGCAAAGTAGTGCTTTTCTGAAATGCTTCCCAATTCAGTGTCTCCGCTAAGTACGATAATTGTAAATGACTTATCGATAACCTCTCTCCATTATCTAATAGACGCACGCGATAGTATTCATACTTATACGTTCGTGGAAAGCGTACATCCATTTTTTCAAGTGAGTCCGCACGATAGATATAGTCTGTCATTAGCTCTTCCCACTCATTACCGTCATAGCTTCCATAAATAACTAGATGTTTCAAAAAATTTTCCTCTGGAACGTCTAATGAAATCCTATTTCCGTTAATATCCTCATTTTCACGA is a window from the Bacillus alkalicellulosilyticus genome containing:
- a CDS encoding DUF3999 family protein — protein: MLLKKCKHLIYLIPVFMLWSIVTPLIAGAESEWEEWKYHIPIQADGSNPYKSLFLTEDVYEQATTSLDDLRIVDSRGEAVPYFLQDGFSDYHKNIQTYESEQLTSVQKGNDTIIDFFIKPIRENEDINGNRISLDVPEENFLKHLVIYGSYDGNEWEELMTDYIYRADSLEKMDVRFPRTYKYEYYRVRLLDNGERLSISHLQLSYLAETLNWEAFQKSTTLQYERKEIEQETIITIENPQRLKLTSIDLELMGNFQRTYEVFGDGNRRINVNGSSEFFNFTLEETLLSNTSIEWANTSISDKQLTIVIQNQDNPSLPLEGISVEYAVDKLVFEDNGNGPFYLHYGNPDAQKPNYDIEQFRTYIEKEAQDLLILGEQVKKVGGEEDINTAKEWNWSLIFNILVGMISVLLIAFLLVKMRKKE